The stretch of DNA TTGCTAAAGAACTTGATTTTGAAATTGTGATGGTTACAAATCAGGATGGCTTAAGTACAGATGCTTTTCCCGAAAGTACTTTTTGGCCTGTACATAATTTTATTATTGAAACCTTTAAAAATGAGGGAGTCATTTTTAAAGAGCAACTCATAGATAAAACTTTTCCTGAAGAAAATGCACCAACTCGCAAGCCTAATATAGGCTTGTTAACCCATTATTTATCAAATGATGCTTACGATATAGAAAATTCATTTGTTATTGGCGATAGGCTTACTGATGTAGAGCTCGCTAAAAATCTAGGTGCCAAGGGTATATTTATAAATGACAAAACCGAATTGGGAACCTCAGAAATCACTGTTAAACGAGATGAGTTAAATCCATATATCGCTTTTGAAAGTAATGATTGGGAAGCCATTTATGGATTTTTAAAAAAGTGATACTTAAATAAAATTTCTCAATAATTTACATTGGATATTTTATTGGTCTCAAATTAAGTTAAAACTATGTACTTTAGAGCATCCCGCTTTAGCTTCTAAAAAGGTTTAGCCACAAATTTCACTAATTCATACTAATTTTTTCGTAATGTTAAAAGTAGATGCTTAGAATATCTAGATTTTAGAATTTCACGAATGTAACAAACTTTCAGCCTGTTCTTAAAACCCATGGACTTGTTGTAGTCCATAATGGTTTAGTTATTAAAAAATGCTTTTATTTCTTTTGGAAGATCGGTACTTAGCATATCTACACCCTCATTTAAAACAGTTTCCCAAAAATTTTCTCCATATTCAGAAGTAATTTCTGGATTATCCCAAAAACGTAGTATCCTACCTTGTTCATGAATGGTTTTCACCATATTATTTAATATTCTTTTTTCTTCAACAGGCATGATCCCTTTCCCTTTCCAATTAAAGTACTTTCCCATCTTAGATTAACCATATAAATGTGGTTGCCGGTAATGTGTTAATGGTTTCTAAATTGCCTATAAAGTTGGTTTTAACACACCAGCATACTATACAAAATGTTTTAAGAAACAGTATGGCTGTTTGCCACGAGAATATAAAACTAGTATATAGAAATGAAGTATAATTCTTTTGTTTATAATGAACTCATTTAGACTTTTATAATTGACTAAAAATTCGAAATTTTGTATTATATCTTTCCCTGAACTGCATAAAAGCAGTCCCGACCTCTCCGAAG from Flavivirga spongiicola encodes:
- a CDS encoding PI-PLC domain-containing protein, which produces MGKYFNWKGKGIMPVEEKRILNNMVKTIHEQGRILRFWDNPEITSEYGENFWETVLNEGVDMLSTDLPKEIKAFFNN